From Phragmites australis chromosome 5, lpPhrAust1.1, whole genome shotgun sequence, a single genomic window includes:
- the LOC133919820 gene encoding protein PHOSPHATE-INDUCED 1-like — protein sequence MASLVLVVAMVLSLAQLSVGSRRLMELYIPPVSDQLTYHHGSVLSGDIPVSILWYGKFTPAQRSIVSDFLLSLTAAPNAATPSVGQWWGTIDQLYLSNAATNGATATRVLLDEQVSDEGCSLGKSLTLAQIEQLAARVGGKKGDIALVFTDEDVTVEGFCSSRCGKHGSAPGGESTHIWVGNSMKQCPGQCAWPFSQPLYGPQGAPLVAPNGDVGMDGMLMVLATMVAGTVTNPHGDAFYQGPKEAPLEACSACPGVYGSGAYPGFPGNLLVDQTTGASYNANGVNGRKYMLPALFNPATSTCNTLV from the coding sequence ATGGCTTCCCTTGTGCTAGTAGTGGCGATGGTACTGAGCCTGGCACAGCTCTCCGTGGGGAGCAGGAGGCTGATGGAGCTGTACATCCCTCCGGTGAGCGACCAGCTCACGTACCACCACGGCAGCGTGCTCAGCGGCGACATCCCCGTGTCGATCCTATGGTACGGCAAGTTCACACCGGCGCAGAGGTCGATCGTCTCTGACTTCCTCCTCTCGCTCACCGCCGCGCCGAACGCGGCCACGCCCTCGGTGGGGCAGTGGTGGGGCACCATCGACCAGCTCTACCTGTCGAACGCCGCCACGAACGGCGCGACGGCGACGCGCGTGCTCCTCGACGAGCAGGTGTCCGACGAGGGGTGCTCGCTGGGGAAATCGCTCACTCTGGCCCAGATCGAGCAGCTCGCGGCGCGCGTCGGCGGTAAGAAGGGCGACATCGCGCTGGTCTTCACCGACGAGGACGTGACCGTGGAGGGCTTCTGCAGCAGCCGATGCGGCAAGCACGGCTCCGCCCCAGGCGGCGAGTCCACCCACATCTGGGTCGGCAACTCCATGAAGCAGTGCCCCGGGCAGTGTGCGTGGCCGTTCTCGCAGCCGCTGTACGGGCCGCAGGGCGCGCCCCTGGTGGCGCCCAACGGCGACGTCGGGATGGACGGCATGTTGATGGTCCTCGCCACGATGGTGGCCGGCACGGTGACCAACCCCCACGGCGACGCGTTCTACCAGGGCCCAAAGGAAGCGCCACTGGAGGCGTGCAGCGCGTGCCCAGGCGTCTACGGCAGCGGCGCTTACCCGGGCTTCCCCGGGAACCTGCTCGTCGACCAAACCACCGGGGCCAGCTACAATGCTAACGGTGTGAACGGGAGGAAGTACATGCTCCCGGCCTTGTTCAACCCGGCGACGTCCACCTGCAACACCCTGGTGTAG
- the LOC133917718 gene encoding EPIDERMAL PATTERNING FACTOR-like protein 1: protein MAVSSPRRALLVAMFLSFLLGAATSIRTTTFSSSQKLVEDKSRLGSTPPSCRNRCSACHPCTPVQVTTIPGSSRSAHVAEDAVAGISRYSNYKPLGWKCGCAGRLYDP from the exons ATGGCCGTGAGCTCACCTCGTCGAGCACTCCTCGTGGCTATGTTCCTTAGCTTCCTTCTCGGCGCCGCGACCAGCATCCGCACCACGACCTTCTCCTCGTCCCAG AAGTTGGTGGAGGACAAGTCGCGGCTGGGCTCGACGCCTCCGAGCTGCCGCAACCGGTGCAGCGCGTGCCACCCCTGCACGCCCGTCCAGGTGACGACCATCCCCGGGTCCAGCCGCTCGGCCCACGTCGCCGAAGACGCGGTCGCCGGCATCTCGCGGTACTCCAACTACAAGCCGTTGGGGTGGAAATGCGGCTGTGCCGGCCGCCTCTACGACCCGTAG